A part of Thermococcus sp. SY098 genomic DNA contains:
- a CDS encoding ABC transporter permease, with translation MRFLYLAKASLLTAKRYKIDWYGNVLMPILGALPVIIAMWFGNKLGLLNFSSIIGTENLLEYYVLGIAYWNYIESVWSSIFALREHMRIGQLEELILTPLKPWEYILGWSFLSFALTTVSSLPLILIALLLNVQHLNIEKLILAILIFLISLIASFGFAFLIFGLTLVVKEGDEIVSLLGNAAPLLSGLYFPIAILPIPLRYLAYSLPFTWSLDLLRALLLSSKTILNIGSEIKVFLLLSFGYFTLGTVSYILLERKMRKRGIHGF, from the coding sequence GTGAGGTTTTTGTACTTGGCTAAGGCATCTCTGTTGACGGCAAAAAGGTACAAAATTGACTGGTATGGGAACGTTTTAATGCCCATATTGGGAGCTCTCCCTGTAATAATCGCCATGTGGTTTGGAAATAAGCTTGGACTTTTGAATTTTTCGAGCATTATTGGGACAGAAAATCTATTGGAGTATTACGTTTTAGGGATAGCGTACTGGAACTACATCGAGTCAGTTTGGAGTTCGATTTTTGCTCTCAGAGAGCATATGAGAATTGGACAGCTTGAGGAACTTATATTAACCCCACTAAAACCTTGGGAGTACATATTAGGGTGGTCATTTCTTTCTTTTGCTCTAACAACAGTGAGCTCTTTGCCCTTAATTCTCATAGCTTTGCTTTTAAACGTTCAGCATCTAAATATAGAAAAGCTTATTTTGGCAATTCTAATCTTTCTAATTTCTTTGATAGCTTCTTTTGGCTTTGCTTTTCTTATATTTGGGCTGACACTTGTTGTTAAGGAAGGAGATGAAATAGTTTCACTTCTTGGCAATGCTGCACCCCTCTTAAGTGGGCTTTATTTTCCAATAGCGATTCTTCCAATTCCCCTCCGATACCTTGCCTACTCTCTGCCATTCACATGGAGCCTTGATTTATTGAGAGCTTTGTTGTTGAGTTCTAAAACAATTCTCAACATTGGATCTGAAATTAAAGTGTTTTTACTGCTTTCTTTTGGATATTTTACCTTAGGCACAGTTAGCTATATACTGCTTGAGAGGAAGATGAGAAAGAGGGGAATTCATGGATTTTAG